The following proteins are encoded in a genomic region of Phragmites australis chromosome 9, lpPhrAust1.1, whole genome shotgun sequence:
- the LOC133929767 gene encoding probable xylan O-acetyltransferase 9: MKAPLHSSPSSSSSPAALCSSVAKKARFSPLLLTLVLFLLFFSFLYAEDLKELLRRQAQEASRLIINNNNIEHEQSVAPPPEVAQEKKRNKWKGRLAFALNDDEEDEECDVFSGTWVRDEAAHPLYREADCPYIPPQLTCQARGRPDTAYQLWRWQPHDCTLPAFDANRMLETLRNKRMLFVGDSLNRGQFTSMVCLLQSAIPDAAARSFDMSPDQQHTVFTARDYNATVEFYWAPFLLQSNSDNAVVHKISDRMVRRGSIDHHGRHWRGADVIVFNTYLWWCTGLRFRVLQRGSLDDVEKEETVWVSTEEAYGMAFRDMLQWVRDNMDFNTTRVFFTSMSPTHEKSQDWGDAPGGNCYNETAMIEDAGYWGSDSRRSVMRVIREILDGDGADVPLTFLNITQLSMYRKDAHTSVYKKQWSPPTAEQLANPKTYADCVHWCLPGLQDTWNEFLYAKLFYP; the protein is encoded by the exons ATGAAGGCACCACTCCACTCCTCCCCTTCGTcatcctcctcgccggccgccttgTGCTCGTCTGTCGCAAAGAAGGCGCGCTTTTCGCCATTGCTCCTGACGCTGgtgctcttcctcctcttcttctccttcctctacgCCGAGGACCTCAAGGAGCTCCTCCGCCGGCAAGCCCAGGAAGCGTCACgcctcatcatcaacaacaataACATTGAGCATGAGCAATCGGTAGCACCACCACCAG AGGTGGCccaggagaagaagaggaacaaGTGGAAGGGGAGGCTGGCGTTCGCGCTGAatgacgacgaggaggacgaggagtgCGACGTGTTCTCAGGGACCTGGGTGCGTGACGAGGCGGCGCACCCGCTGTACCGCGAGGCGGACTGCCCCTACATCCCTCCGCAGCTCACCTGCCAGGCGCGGGGGCGGCCTGACACCGCGTACCAGCTCTGGCGCTGGCAGCCGCACGACTGTACCCTGCCGGCGTTCGACGCGAATCGGATGCTGGAGACGCTGCGCAACAAGCGGATGCTGTTCGTGGGCGACTCCCTGAACCGCGGGCAGTTCACGTCCATGGTGTGCCTGCTCCAGTCCGCCAtccccgacgccgccgccagGTCGTTCGACATGTCGCCGGACCAGCAGCACACCGTGTTCACCGCCAGGGACTACAACGCGACGGTGGAGTTCTACTGGGCGCCGTTCCTGCTGCAGTCCAACTCGGACAACGCCGTCGTGCACAAGATCTCCGACCGCATGGTGCGGCGCGGCTCCATCGACCACCACGGCCGGCACTGGAGGGGCGCCGACGTCATCGTCTTCAACACTTACCTCTGGTGGTGCACTGGCCTGCGCTTCAGGGTCCTGCAGCGTGGCTCTCTCGACGACGTCGAGAAGGAGGAGACGGTGTGGGTGTCGACGGAGGAGGCGTACGGCATGGCGTTCCGGGACATGCTGCAGTGGGTCAGGGACAACATGGACTTCAACACCACCAGGGTCTTCTTCACCAGCATGTCGCCTACGCACGAGAA GAGCCAGGACTGGGGCGACGCGCCGGGCGGGAACTGCTACAACGAGACGGCGATGATCGAGGACGCCGGGTACTGGGGCTCGGACAGCCGGCGTAGCGTGATGCGGGTGATCCGGGAGATCCtggacggcgacggcgccgaCGTGCCGCTTACGTTCCTCAACATAACGCAGCTGTCCATGTACCGCAAGGACGCGCACACCTCCGTGTACAAGAAGCAGTGGAGCCCGCCGACGGCGGAGCAGTTGGCGAACCCCAAGACCTACGCCGACTGCGTCCACTGGTGCCTCCCGGGCCTCCAGGACACATGGAACGAGTTCCTCTACGCCAAGCTCTTCTACCCTTAG